The Fusarium poae strain DAOMC 252244 chromosome 2, whole genome shotgun sequence nucleotide sequence TCGGAGTCGAGAAGTAAGGTTTGTCCGGCGACAACTTATTGCTTCGCAGGCAAGAGTTGATCAATGCATGCGATGGCCTGATATTTGTTAGATAGATCGCAACTACAGACTAGAAGCAGGAACTAACGTCTTCTGTCACAATGCCCTGGTTTCGGAGGTAATGACCCATGCTCTTGACGAGCTCGACCTGCTCATCGGGGTTGAGGCTGGTGATTGCTGTCTCGAGCACTGATCCGAGGCTGACCTTGTGGATAGCAACAAAGGTGTGGAAGTACATGTAGGCGAAGAAACCCATTATGAACTGGCAGTCCATGCGATCAGTGATTCCTCCATGTCCAGGAATAGAGTCGCCAAagtccttgatcttgaaggTACGCTTGAGGCCGGAAGCGAAGAAACCACCGAAAGGAGCGATAAGCGAAGCGAAAGTGGCCAGGTTGAGAGCGTGAATCTGCATGGGAGCAATTGTGAAAGAGAAGTTGGCGGTGTCAGGAAGGAAGAACAACTCGGGTAGCTCGTATGTCTTGGGGAGGAAGACCGGGTTGGGATCGCACTTCAGGCCGGTGAAGATGTTGGCTCCGAGGTCGTTGACAGGGCAGATGAAGAACTTGGATCGCATCATGATGTTGGACAGGAGCATGGCGAAGATGATGGTCATGATCCAAGCACCAACAAAGCCCTCGACGGTCTTCTTGGGAGACAACTTGATGAGCTGAGTGCGTCCAAACATAATACCGCAGATGTAGGCGAAAATGTCGTTGGTGATGACCAGAGCTGCGGGCAAGAAAAACCAGATCATGCCCTCGAAGACGTTGTTCATGATGAAGTGGGCCTGAACGACAATGAGGTACAGAGCCATATGAGTCCAGGCGAAGTTGGTGAACTGGAACTTGTAGTGGCCGGCTTGAAGAGAGGTGACAAAGAAGACGAAACCTGCTTCTTGTTAGCTTGGAAGCCCAGTTAGACAAGATTCAACTTACCGAAGACATAGAGAATGAAGCTGATGAAACGGTGGTGAGTGGCCAGAGGAAGCAGGACCTTGTCAACCAGGATAATGTGCTTGAAGTAGTAGATGACAGTCTCGCCGTAGAGGAAGTACATGGTAGTTGCCAGCCAGTACCAGTTGAGACTTTTAGTCGATCGAAGGGAACGGGCACGGCTAGGGACGTTGGCGATGGCAATAACCTCCTTGAACGAGACGATTTGCACagcggtgatgatggtgataaTGTAGATGTGGCCCATAAAGAGCGCTGTAAAGAACAAAGCGAACATGACGAAGGTCCAGAACGTGCGAGTTATGAagttggccttcttcttctcatacTCGGCTTGCTTCTCGCTGGCTGGAGGCTGCTTCTGTATCAGTATCAGTGCTACTCGTTCAACGATCTAGCGATGGCCGACGCTCGACATTCAAGTTTCCGGACCTATGTGTGGTGCTTACCTCGTTTACTGTTTCCAGCTGTCCGGAAGACTGGGACTTGAGCTTGGTGGGAGAACCGCCATCTTCGCTGCTGAAACTTGATCGTCGTCCATCAGATCGGTTGGGGAACCTAACCCCTCTCTTTGATCGAGCCATAGTGTTGATTTGGATGCGCTATAGTGGGCGCTGTTTTTTTCTCTTGCTGATTACTGCCAAGAATTCGGCAGTGAGGTTATCGTCGGCTGACGTCGTCTGGTTTGGTGGACGTCGAGTCGCTGGTGTAGTACGGGCTCTTGTTAAGGTTGTTGCGAAAAAGACAGTTGTCTATTCTCACACAAATTTGCTTCAAGTGACCTGTGACGTCGTCGCGCAAGTTGGGGCAAGCTCGAAGATAATTACGGGGTCGGGAGGAGAAGGGTCTGGTCCCTGAAAAGAATCGTCAATCGGAAAAGGCTTGACCTGTAGGACGAAGAAAGGCGCTTCTAAGGAGTGGAAGCTGACGGCGCAGAGGAGTGGGCGAATATGCTCACGTCCAAGTTGTCGCGAATAAttcttgacgatgatggaagaacaagaaatgGTGGTTTTGAAAAGTCAATAGGCCGTAGTTAGCCCCCCAATCGCCAGTGCAGTTCAGGCAGCTCAACCTAGTAGCATTTCTAAAAGTGGGTGGGAATTTCAGTGTCACCCAGTGACGCTGcactgcttctgcttctacTACTGCCAAGCAAACCTCCTACGCAATCAAACACTAACAGCATGACCAAATCTCACCTAAAATCTTGGGACTGACCAAAACAGGGACCAATTGATTCCCTGAGTGCTGCGGCAGTGGCTTGACGTGTTCCGGCGGTTCCAGCGGGCTTTCCACTTAGGTTCCCCTCCTAATGCGTAGGTGTATGTAAAATTGCGTCAACAAGCCGACGGGACTTCGGGGTTCAAACGACATCCGGGTTGTCTTTTGGGATGAAGGTATTTTCATCATGGGCTACCTCATTTCGGGCCTTATACAGAGTAATCTACGCGTATACCGATCAACATTCAATCCGAATATTCATCATCGGGAAATTGAGACGAAATGCCCCAGACGCAGGGGCTGATTAGCTGTGGAACCCCCGTCACTCGGTAATGGATCCATCTGATAGATCTGTTGAGAAAGATTCCTGTCGCTTCACAAATAGAGATTACAAAGATTGTCGGTAAAGCAAGGCGAAGCCCTAACAGACGGCATGAAATGCAGTATGTAAAGCCACGTAGGACATACATACTGCCGCTATCTATCCCCAGCAAATCCGAATATCTGGTGTTTGTACCTGTACGAATGCTAAAATAATATCTCCACTGTCTCTCAAATTATGTATTTGCTAGTGTCTTCCTACTTGTCTTATAATCGTGGCTCAATTTGTAAAACAAACTGGCAATTGAATGATTGGAAGACTAAAATTCTGTGAGCACATGAACTCAATATCCCAAGAATTGGGAAAGTGACAGGGATCGCAATGCCTCCCCAATTCTTCAACAAGCTTCGTCAAAAGCTCTCAAAGCTTGTTTAATGAGAGATCAATGACGCACGCTTCTCTTCACATGCTTGAAACCAGATCCAGACTCCAATCTCCGCAAAATACTGCGCCTCAATTTTTGTCTGGAGTGCCACAAAGCACTTGCCCACCACTTTAATGGAATCGAACACGTGACTACGCGACGCGCTTTTACAAGCTATTTCCTAACCGTTACACAATACCGCGATAAACAGACAATAACGGTAGATATGTTTCAACAATAATTATAAACCCACCTTTGTTCAATGGAGCTTTCCTCTCTCGTGGGAAAAACCATGAAAGATGGACCTTGACGAATTCTCCGATGACGGCTTCGACGATCTTCCTGATAATGCCCTGCAAGAACTCGAGGACAATGCAATTCAATTCACCCAGGCGCAAGCCGCCTCGAGATCAGCAACACAACACCAGCGAGCTGGATCTCCTGAGGTCTACTGgattgatgaagatgacgatctCGATACGACCGAAGTGACAAATGATGCTGGCCTGCCTATAGGGAGACCTGTTATAGACAATAATCTGCCACGGAATGAGGCATCCCAACCCTACCCTCGGCGCTCCATCCCGCCTCCAAATCCAAATTGGAATCCCGTCATCGACCCTTCGAAACGACGTCCAATAGGACAGCCGATCCAGCAACATGTCAATGCTGCACCGCCCAACCAGCCCATGTACACTTCTCAGCAGTTCCAAACACAGAGTTCCAACTTCGCTCGTGTTCAGTCAAGCCAATTTGCTCGACCTCCCCTTCCTCAGAACCGGACCGCAGCTCCTGAGCAGCCCCAAAATCGTCCTGGCGATATCTTGTCGGCTCTCCAACAGCGAGTCGTAGTTCTCGAGGACCAACTCAAAGCGGCTTTGGGGGAGGCTTCCATTGTCCGGTCCAATTTCGTCAAATCCAACGAGGCGCACGCTGCAGAGGTTGCTCGCTTGAATAAAATTAATGCCGAGCAGCTAGCAAAGCAAGAACGGATTGCTGAAGCAGCCGTTGCCGCTCAACAAAATGCCGATACAGAACTGCAATTTCTTCAGCGTGATATGAGGGAGGTTGTTCGCCGAAAGGAGCCTGCTGCGGGCGCTTCTGGGGGACTCTCGACCCCTAAGAAAGCCTCTAAGACATGGGTCGCTGATGGATTTGACGAAATGGATATTGCTCTAAGTCCAAGCAAAGGACAAGGACGAAGTAGGAATTCTGGGGCAATAGCACTGCATGTTGGCGAGCGGACACCGAGcaaagggaaaagaaaacgGCCGACGGTCGATAGCCCTGTGATGCCATTGGAGACTCATACAGACAGCTTTGCTAGTAGCAATGGCAGAGCCGAGCCTCCAGCTCAACAAGCACCGATTGTGGTCGCACCACCCCCTGCCGTACCATTCGAGGTTCGTCGATACCTTGCATTTCTTTGTATAATGCTGACCAATTCTAGTTTCTCAAGCTCGTGCTTGACCACGGAACTCATCGGTCAACTTTTGACGTGCTGTCTCGCTTTTACTTTCCAGATGATCCAGAAACCTCCTTCTCTGCGATTGTGTTCCAGAAAATACCCTTGATGGGGGATCCTCATCGACCAATGCAACTGCTCGTGGATTTTGCGAATCTCATGAGCGGCATCTGGACCCGATGCCAAGCGGACCAGCTGTGGGAACCCATCAAGTATGTGCTTTCGCTAATATCCTTCACATTCTCTCTTCATGCATCAGAAGTCGCCCCTTTTGTGATCCCCAACTTGGCAGCACCAGCGCAAGCAACAATATGCACCCTCGCTGAATGGCAAAATCGCATTCCTGAAGGTGAAGAGCAGTTAAAAAACTCCGAATTTCAGTCTATGAAGCGGCACATCAAAATCGTGGACATTCTCTCGGTTTTTCATACGTGCTCGCTGGCTTGCTCCGCTGCACTTGATGTGACCGAAGACGATGTTAAGTCACAGGCGACAATGTTTTGGAGCTGCATATCTCCTGATCTGGTTTATAAACTCCTGAGTCCCAAACAAGAGCTACCCGATATCTTAGGAATGCTTGAGCTATTAACCACATGTTCACTTCCAGACTCACTTGGTCCCATTACGGAGAGAGAATCTCCTGTGGCTAGTCATGTCATCAATCACGTTACAAACAAACTTACAGATTATCATTCGTCTGTGAAAAGTCGTGAGCAGAAGAGCACTTTGTTCCTGGCTGCCTTGCGAACACTGATTTCCTTCTCTCGCTATCCCTTTGGTGCGATGGAACTTGCATCTCACAGTCTCGCACTACCTCGCCTCGTTGCCTGTCTCAGCTCGTCTATAGACGAGTTATACGATCTACCTATTCCGTCCAACATTTTGCCGCCCAATGCCGAGACGGACGGCTTGCGATGGGGATCGGAGGCGGCCTCGTACTCAGCGAGCCTGTACAAAATCATTTCCAAATGTGTTTTCTTGATCCACTCCTTGGTGACCGGTCCCAGTACTGCCAATATTGCAGAAATCGGCCAGAAGCTGTCCATGATGCATGGTGGGAGCCAGCGATATCTTCTTGCCTTGGGAAGGCTCACATTTGCAGAGGAGGATCTTGTGATGGAGGCAGGGATCGATGGGGAAACGGTTGAAGCAGCACACGAATTGCTTGAACTAGCAGTAACACCAGACGAGGGCGAGATTGTGAGCGGAGCATTTGGAGTTTATTAGAAAGCACCATAGGACTGCATCTCTGGAGTTTGGATGAATTGTGGGTTTGGTCCCTGAGTTGGGCTATAGTTTCTATGGCTACCAGTAATTGGCGTTTTTGGGGATAGGGTTAGATGATACCACGAGACGATGTGTCAAAATCCCAGGCATAGACTTCGAGAGATACAATATTGCATTGAACAAGGAAAATGATGTGTTGAATACGACAGTACATTGCACACTATTCATGCTGTTTTCCCTTACGATGTTGCCACTGGACATACACCTATCCGTGCTCTAACACAAAGTGTTAGAATTGTCTATTTCTATCCATTGTATGAGACATGGACGTGATCCCTATGTTTTTGTCAGCTCGAATCCAAACTATGGAATTGACGGTCACTTACCAGTGGTTTTGAGTTAAGCCGTCTCGCTTCTCCATGGTCCGCCAGTTCTCCCACTTCTTCTCCGTCTTGTCGACAGAAGTAGTCCAGATCTTTTGACCCCAAATAACATATTTGAGATTGAGAGTACTGCGGTTCTTCATGCACCACTCAGCGATCTCCTTTCCGGAGAGTGTAGCAGACTATCATGTTGTCAGTATCTCGGGAACTATCTGGCATGTCATAACTGTAACTTACGCCGCCAGCATCGGAACACATAAAGTCAGTCGCCAAACCACAACAATGGTCTGAGCTTCCAGGACAAGAACAGTCTCTCTTGCATCCAATCTCCCTAATTCTTCCAGGGAACGCAGCAACGACCTTCTTAGCTGCGTTGACAGAAACCGCCTTACAAGCTCCTACAGCTGGGATCTTCGGCGCAGAGTACCCTCCAAAGCCAGTAGCGGCAGAGGAGCAGCACTTCATCTGCGATGGGCCGGGACACTGATTAGATGCTGAGGTACCAGCACAGTCAGACGCCCAGCGACAGTTTCCAGAGGAGCACTTGGGCTTGGAACAGCATTTGATGTTGGCTGCATCGGCAGGACATGCGCCAGAGATGGAAGTGCCGCCGGCGGAACTGCAGGCTGCGTCGGTGATACAGACGCCTGCGATGCCGTTGGGGCCATAGCAGGGTTCGTTGGGTGCGGCGAGGGATAGAGATGACAGGAGGAGGTTGATAAGAATGGGGAAAGTAGTGTAGTGCATTGTGGTGGTTGATATCGTGTCAAGATTGCTTGAGTGTCTTGTGTGATTTCTTGAGGACTGAAGATCTGAGGTTCTTGGTcatttatatagtatttcctGTCCTATCTTCCTTCGCCCAGTTCAGCCTAAGATCATCATAGGTTTTGTGCATTCAGATAGAGACTATACAGTCTCAAGTTGATCATCGTTGTGTAACACCTCTTCTAGTGAGGGTACCATGCCACTGTCGTGTTGTTCAGGTTTGTATCTTCATTTTAGGCAGGTGTTTCATCAAATGTGCACATTTTGTCTCTTCTTTTCAGCCGAGCTGCAATATTTCTCGTAAAAAGAGGGTAAGAACCTTGTTTGACCCTAGTTTTCGCATTCGATCTTCTTCAGCTCTTCTCAATTTGATAATCTGCGGAATGCTTCCGTGACTTATCCCTACAGAGGAACTCGGCATTTAGAGCTGCTGATTGGTTGACCGGGTCTTCGCAATGCGACAGCCCGGACGATCAACCGTTGACGATCATGCTTGGCCATAGATTGACTACGTTCGATCTAAGGATTTTCAGTGATACCAACTTGTTTGTGTTGACCGAGTGGTAACTGCAACTGCCGCTTCTAGTGTCGATACTGTCGTACGAGACCAGAACCAACGGAGGTTTGACCAAGTTAAGCTTAGATATAGCGCGGAGACTCCGACACAATGTGCAAATGCTTTAAACATGACTGGACACTTTCATATTGTGATTTGAGGTTTCAAGGATAATCGAGACATAGTGACGTCTATACCGCTGTTTGAAACGCACAGTCAAGCCTCGCTGACTGGTTCACTTCCCATTTTCGTAATTCGTATTTGTCCCCGCATGTATCTGACCACTCCTGCTGCTTAACTTATGTCTTAGCAGTGGTTGTAATCCACgtcatacctaggtagtattCTGTGAAGGGTCGATCTCTTTGAGGTTCAGGGTATCTATTCCATCGACCCCTCAACAGTATTCATGCGTAGAACAGGAGATAATTCTTCAGATAAACAAAATTTGCTAGCGTATTAACTTCCTAAATCTCATCTTCATAACTTACTTCTCTTCCACGCCCTACAACCTGTcttgttgtttcttttcttgaCTTTCACTACCTTCCGAAATTCCAAGCCCCTCACCTGTCTCCATCGATTCTGTCCTTCTAGGCTCCTCACCATCCAAGAGCACATTCGGTGCGTAAGGAATCTTGCCCTCCTCGCGACGGTCAGGGGGAATGATAACGTTGTACCAACGAGGGACGAGGACTCCGAGTCCGATGATGACCAGACAAATGTGAGCAAGTCCAAAACCGAGAATATGGAGAGGGTCATCACGAAGCTCGTGGAAGGCAGGGTAAGCGAAACCGTAGATGATGGCAAGCACAGGTGCTGAGAGGAAGCGCAGGAGAATAGGCCAGAAAGCGGGAATACTCCAATTCTTCCCTGTTGCGACAATAACGTTGAGATCTCTTCGAAGTTGCTGGCCCTGTTATATCAAGTTAGCAATTGTAAAGGATAATACGAAGGGGAATCTTACAGAGTAGAAGGCCATATACCAGAAGCGCCTGACAAAGACGTTGTTGAAGAGCTTTGAGAGAAAAGAGCTCTTGCCAATAGTTCGGCGAACAAATCCTCTTTCCTGACCAAAGCTGAGCGCCGGAGGAATATCGTCAGGTGTCTTGCCAATAATGCAAGAAACGATGGAACAAATAATGAAGATACCAAAGCCTACACCGGCACCAGCCTCGGCTTGAACAGCATGGGCGACAGCGACACCAAGAACCATACCACCAAAGTATCCAAAGTTCCAGATAAAGAATGCAGGCTTTCCAACCTGTCCAGCAACATCTCGCCAGCGGTAAAAAGTGGTGGAGAAGGCACATTCTGAAAAGACGACAAAGACCAGCGCGACGTCGTTAATCCAACGGTCAACACCAGTGAGAAGAGCATAACCAAACTGGGTGCAGTAAGGCAAGGAAATGAGGAACGAGATGATGACAAGGCCTGTCACCACCCACTCACGGCGAATTCTAGGTTTGGTATCCATGACTAGTGTGACAACAGCGTCGAGCATGGCGAAAGCAGAACTGTATCCAAGAACGACAAGTGTGAAGAACAGAGCAAAAGCCCAGAACGAAGAGCCAGGAAGTTGTGTAATGGCTGTGGGAAGTGTCAAGAAGCCGATAGTGAAAGAACCGATTCTCTCGCCGGGAACCGGCATCATGTCCAAGTatccaacaacaccaaaggCGGCAAAAGCAGCGAATCCTTCGAAGAGAACGTTGCTGCCAACAATAAGGCAAGAGTCCATAACAGCGTTGGAGTGTTTCTGGTTGTAAGATGCGTAAGAACTGAAGTAGCCGAAACCAACACCTGTCGAGAAGAAAACCTGACCTGCTGCAGTCTGCCAGATCTCGCCGGAAGCTAGCTTGTCGCCATTCCACTCGCCAAAGTATAGCTTGATACCACGACCAGCGTTGGGAAGGGACACAGAGCGACCGACGAGAATGATCGTCAAAATAACAGGCAAGCCCATGGTGAAGTAGACGACACGACCGGTCTGGCCAATACCTCGGAAAATGGAAACCCAGACGAGGAACCAAACGAAAGCAGTCCATCCAACGGTCTCTCCGATAAGAGCAGTACCGGGATACTGGACATAATCCTGTACGCTGTTGGAAGTCTTGTTACCGGGGATCGGATCGACGTTCTGGACGACGTCTTGGTAATAGTATTCCTCAGCGCGTCCCTCCCACGGAAGAGGGCTCTGGAACGAGTTTCGGAAGTAAATCATGATCCAGGATAGATTGACAACGAAATAAGGAGTGACCATGAAACCGATGTACAGTAAACTGAAGCCCAGACCTTTGAGGCGgtggttgatgttgttgaaagCGACGACAGA carries:
- a CDS encoding hypothetical protein (TransMembrane:8 (i64-83o89-111i123-143o163-180i192-210o216-242i254-272o333-353i)~BUSCO:24034at5125); its protein translation is MARSKRGVRFPNRSDGRRSSFSSEDGGSPTKLKSQSSGQLETVNEKQPPASEKQAEYEKKKANFITRTFWTFVMFALFFTALFMGHIYIITIITAVQIVSFKEVIAIANVPSRARSLRSTKSLNWYWLATTMYFLYGETVIYYFKHIILVDKVLLPLATHHRFISFILYVFGFVFFVTSLQAGHYKFQFTNFAWTHMALYLIVVQAHFIMNNVFEGMIWFFLPAALVITNDIFAYICGIMFGRTQLIKLSPKKTVEGFVGAWIMTIIFAMLLSNIMMRSKFFICPVNDLGANIFTGLKCDPNPVFLPKTYELPELFFLPDTANFSFTIAPMQIHALNLATFASLIAPFGGFFASGLKRTFKIKDFGDSIPGHGGITDRMDCQFIMGFFAYMYFHTFVAIHKVSLGSVLETAITSLNPDEQVELVKSMGHYLRNQGIVTEDAIACIDQLLPAKQ
- a CDS encoding hypothetical protein (BUSCO:10652at5125), whose protein sequence is MDLDEFSDDGFDDLPDNALQELEDNAIQFTQAQAASRSATQHQRAGSPEVYWIDEDDDLDTTEVTNDAGLPIGRPVIDNNLPRNEASQPYPRRSIPPPNPNWNPVIDPSKRRPIGQPIQQHVNAAPPNQPMYTSQQFQTQSSNFARVQSSQFARPPLPQNRTAAPEQPQNRPGDILSALQQRVVVLEDQLKAALGEASIVRSNFVKSNEAHAAEVARLNKINAEQLAKQERIAEAAVAAQQNADTELQFLQRDMREVVRRKEPAAGASGGLSTPKKASKTWVADGFDEMDIALSPSKGQGRSRNSGAIALHVGERTPSKGKRKRPTVDSPVMPLETHTDSFASSNGRAEPPAQQAPIVVAPPPAVPFEFLKLVLDHGTHRSTFDVLSRFYFPDDPETSFSAIVFQKIPLMGDPHRPMQLLVDFANLMSGIWTRCQADQLWEPIKYVLSLISFTFSLHASEVAPFVIPNLAAPAQATICTLAEWQNRIPEGEEQLKNSEFQSMKRHIKIVDILSVFHTCSLACSAALDVTEDDVKSQATMFWSCISPDLVYKLLSPKQELPDILGMLELLTTCSLPDSLGPITERESPVASHVINHVTNKLTDYHSSVKSREQKSTLFLAALRTLISFSRYPFGAMELASHSLALPRLVACLSSSIDELYDLPIPSNILPPNAETDGLRWGSEAASYSASLYKIISKCVFLIHSLVTGPSTANIAEIGQKLSMMHGGSQRYLLALGRLTFAEEDLVMEAGIDGETVEAAHELLELAVTPDEGEIVSGAFGVY
- a CDS encoding hypothetical protein (SECRETED:SignalP(1-20)), with the protein product MHYTTFPILINLLLSSLSLAAPNEPCYGPNGIAGVCITDAACSSAGGTSISGACPADAANIKCCSKPKCSSGNCRWASDCAGTSASNQCPGPSQMKCCSSAATGFGGYSAPKIPAVGACKAVSVNAAKKVVAAFPGRIREIGCKRDCSCPGSSDHCCGLATDFMCSDAGGSATLSGKEIAEWCMKNRSTLNLKYVIWGQKIWTTSVDKTEKKWENWRTMEKRDGLTQNHWDHVHVSYNG
- a CDS encoding hypothetical protein (TransMembrane:14 (i34-52o64-85i106-133o177-199i211-231o261-282i294-318o350-377i389-414o420-443i455-476o482-500i574-591o603-628i)), with protein sequence MGVPPFLQKVGKWLSPPPSKSEDGRDQWGSRASFLLAAMGGCAGMGNLIRYPSQVYNNNGLQWFIPYLMCVFLIAIPALILEVSIGQAYRGGSVVAFNNINHRLKGLGFSLLYIGFMVTPYFVVNLSWIMIYFRNSFQSPLPWEGRAEEYYYQDVVQNVDPIPGNKTSNSVQDYVQYPGTALIGETVGWTAFVWFLVWVSIFRGIGQTGRVVYFTMGLPVILTIILVGRSVSLPNAGRGIKLYFGEWNGDKLASGEIWQTAAGQVFFSTGVGFGYFSSYASYNQKHSNAVMDSCLIVGSNVLFEGFAAFAAFGVVGYLDMMPVPGERIGSFTIGFLTLPTAITQLPGSSFWAFALFFTLVVLGYSSAFAMLDAVVTLVMDTKPRIRREWVVTGLVIISFLISLPYCTQFGYALLTGVDRWINDVALVFVVFSECAFSTTFYRWRDVAGQVGKPAFFIWNFGYFGGMVLGVAVAHAVQAEAGAGVGFGIFIICSIVSCIIGKTPDDIPPALSFGQERGFVRRTIGKSSFLSKLFNNVFVRRFWYMAFYSGQQLRRDLNVIVATGKNWSIPAFWPILLRFLSAPVLAIIYGFAYPAFHELRDDPLHILGFGLAHICLVIIGLGVLVPRWYNVIIPPDRREEGKIPYAPNVLLDGEEPRRTESMETGEGLGISEGSESQEKKQQDRL